The Sphingomonas sp. KR3-1 genome contains a region encoding:
- a CDS encoding acyltransferase produces the protein MAEIAAGAAQAETPDRTATGKEHFEVLDGLRGTAALLVVLFHIQGITVMWDGAKVVLHHAPLAVDFFFALSGFVLGYAYDDRWPRMPTGHFLALRLIRLHPLVVLGALLGLASYLLDPFATPAQAATPLRAVLTAFAMCLFALPTWSLPNRWTDTHPLNGPIWTLFQEYIGSLAYALLLRRLPNAALAAIAVLSGILLIVTATMFGSLDQGSYWETFWMAPVRLCFPFVTGLWLFRVRDRLPRLRLGWLPLSLAMLAITAFPTLAPIGGIKVNGLYEALCVVLLFPAILVAGRHSEPGRGMLWLCKASGRISYPIYITHFPFLYVWMNFVATGRASTGELLAIGTALVPFLLLVAWAAYAGWDVPIRRRLGAWLRAGRLAR, from the coding sequence ATGGCGGAGATCGCAGCAGGCGCGGCGCAGGCGGAAACGCCCGATCGCACGGCGACCGGCAAGGAGCATTTCGAGGTGCTAGACGGGCTGCGCGGCACTGCGGCGCTGCTCGTCGTGCTGTTCCACATCCAGGGCATCACCGTGATGTGGGACGGCGCCAAGGTGGTGCTGCACCATGCCCCGCTCGCAGTCGATTTCTTCTTCGCGCTGTCGGGATTCGTGCTCGGCTATGCCTATGACGATCGCTGGCCGAGGATGCCCACCGGCCATTTCCTCGCGCTGCGGCTGATCCGGCTGCACCCGCTGGTCGTCCTCGGCGCGCTGCTCGGGCTGGCGAGCTATCTGCTCGATCCCTTCGCCACGCCGGCCCAGGCGGCCACGCCGCTGCGCGCGGTGCTGACGGCCTTCGCGATGTGCCTGTTCGCGCTGCCGACCTGGTCGCTGCCCAATCGCTGGACCGACACGCATCCGCTCAATGGCCCGATCTGGACGCTGTTCCAGGAATATATCGGCAGCCTCGCCTATGCGCTGCTGCTGCGCCGTCTGCCCAACGCCGCGCTCGCGGCGATCGCGGTGCTGAGCGGGATCCTGCTGATCGTCACTGCCACGATGTTCGGCTCGCTCGACCAGGGCTCCTATTGGGAGACCTTCTGGATGGCGCCGGTGCGGCTGTGCTTCCCGTTCGTCACCGGGCTGTGGCTCTTCCGGGTCCGCGACCGGCTGCCCAGGCTGCGGCTCGGCTGGCTGCCGCTGTCGTTGGCGATGCTCGCGATCACGGCCTTCCCCACGCTGGCGCCGATCGGCGGGATCAAGGTCAACGGGCTCTACGAGGCGCTATGCGTCGTGCTGCTCTTCCCCGCGATCCTCGTCGCCGGCCGCCATTCGGAGCCCGGGCGCGGCATGCTCTGGCTGTGCAAGGCGAGCGGGCGCATCTCCTACCCGATCTACATCACCCATTTCCCCTTCCTCTATGTCTGGATGAACTTCGTCGCGACCGGCCGGGCCTCGACCGGCGAACTGCTCGCGATCGGCACCGCGCTGGTGCCGTTCCTGCTGCTGGTCGCCTGGGCGGCCTATGCCGGGTGGGACGTGCCGATCCGCAGGCGCCTCGGCGCCTGGCTGCGCGCCGGGCGCCTCGCACGCTGA